From the genome of Ziziphus jujuba cultivar Dongzao chromosome 6, ASM3175591v1, one region includes:
- the LOC132804267 gene encoding uncharacterized protein LOC132804267 has protein sequence MVKIALLSFIELSCTLRERHRERKKRNTETETEMGGAQALKRIPRIKFPQRHPKPSGSASEPQSNATKTFFSGSKGSTTLGGKASLQPKRTPVSNVEIEAILVCKTGFLFFARIFYLLFLFSLFLQ, from the exons ATGGTCAAAATCGCTTTGCTAAGCTTCATTGAACTCTCTTGCACGCTAAGAGAGAGacacagagaaagaaagaaaagaaatacagagacagagacagagatgGGTGGAGCCCAAGCCCTGAAGAGAATCCCGCGCATCAAATTTCCTCAGAGACATCCGAAACCTTCtg GTTCTGCATCTGAGCCTCAAAGCAATGCTACTAAAACATTCTTCTCAGGTTCAAAGGGCTCAACAACTCTGGGAGGGAAAGCTTCTCTTCAGCCCAAACGAACACCTGTGTCCAATGTAGAGATTGAGGCTATTCTGGTGTGTAAAACCGGCTTTCTATTTTTTGCAAGAATTTTCTACCTACTTTTCTTGTTCTCTCTTTTTCTGCAATAA